The stretch of DNA CACTCACCACGCCATGATGCAACCAATTGGCCATGGCCTGCGCCGAAATCCGGCAAGTCGCGCGGTCCTCCATCAGACCGACATCGTTGATATCAGGCACCTTCGAACAGCCGACACCCGCATCGACCCAGCGCACCACGTAGCCGAGGATCCCCTGCGCATTGTTCTCCAACTCCCGCGTGATCTCCGCATCGGAAAAATTGCGCCCCACGGCGACCGGAATGCTGAGCAGGTCTTCGAGCGTGCCGCGCGCACCCCCGGCCTTCAAAACATCCTGCCGGGCCAGCACATCGACTTTATGATAGTGCGTGGCATGCAGCGTCGCGGCGGTAGGCGACGGCACCCAGGCGCAGGTGGCGCCCGATTGCGGATGGCCGATCTTGGCCTCCAGCATCTCCGCCATGCGGTCAGGCATCGCCCACATCCCCTTGCCGATCTGCGCGCGCCCCTTCAGCCCGCAGGCCAGACCAATATCCACGTTGCGATCCTCATAGGAGCCAATCCACGCCGCCCCCTTCATCTCGCCCTTGGGCACCATCGGCCCGGCTTCCATCGAGGTATGAATTTCATCCCCCGTCCGATCCAGGAAACCAGTGTTGATAAAGGCGACACGCGCCTTCGCCGCCCGGATACACTCTTTCAGGTTGGCGCTCGTCCGCCGCTCCTCGTCCATGATGCCCAGCTTGACGGTGTTGGCGGGCAGGCCCAACACCTTCTCAACACGGGTAAAGATCTCGTCGGCAAAGGCGACCTCCTCTGGCCCGTGCATTTTGGGCTTCACGACGTAAACCGACCCGCAGACCGAATTGCGCAGGCCCTCGGACTTCCTCAGATCGTGCATGGCAATCAGGGTGGTGATCATGGCATCCATAAGCCCCTCGCCGACCTCGTGGCCGTCCCGGTCATGGATGGCCGGGTTGGTCATCAGATGCCCCACATTGCGGATCAACATAAGACTGCGGCCCTTCAGGGTCAGCGCAGACCCATCAGGCGCGGTATAGCTGCGGTCGCCAGCCATGCGGCGCGTGATCACCTTGACGCCCTTTTCAAAACGTTCCTCCAGATCGCCGGTCATCAGGCCCAGCCAGTTGCCATAGGCCAGCACCTTGTCCTCGGCATCCACGGCCGCCACGCTGTCCTCGCAATCCATGATGGTCGACAACGCCGCCTCAAGATGAATGGCCGCGACACCCGCAGGGTCCGACCCGCCAATCTCGTGCTCACGGTCAACGACGATCTCGATGCCCAGCCCGTTATGAAGCAGCATGTAGCGGACCACCCCATCCGCCTCTGCATGACCGGCAAAAGCCGCCGGATCAGCAAAGGGCACCCGGTGATATACAGTGGGCACCGTGCCACTGGGGCTATCGGTCTTGTTCACGCCTTCAGCCGCGCGCGAATCGCTGCCGTTCAGCATTAGGCCCCAAAGCTGGCCCTCGGCAACCTCGTACCCCACCAGCATCTTGTGGCTGCCCGACATCAGCGGGACGGTGTCATCCAGAAACGACTTCGCCCAGTCGATCACCCGCGCCCCGCGCGCGGGATCATAGCCACCCGCTTTGGGCAAATCGCCCAGCGCATCCGTACCGTAAAGCGCATCGTAAAGGTTCCCCCACCGCGCGTTCGCGGCATTCAGCGCAAAACGCGCGTTCATGATCGGCACCACGAGCTGCGCACCGGGGGTGCTGGCAATCTCGGGATCCACGTTGGCCGTCTCGATCTCGAAATCCGGGCCGTCGGGCACGAGATAACCGATCTCTTCCAGAAAGGCGCGATAGGCAACCGGATCATGTTGCCCGCTGCGATGCGCAACATGCCACGCGTCAATCTTGGCCTGCATGTCCTCGCGCTGTGCCAGCAAATCCCGGTTCTTCGGTCCCAGATCGTGCACCAGCGCCGAAAACCCCGCCCAGAAGTCCGCCGACGGGACGCCGGTGCCCGGCAGGGCCTCGGTCTCGATGAACTGCGCAAGGGTGTCGGCGACCTTCAGATCGCTGCGGTCTACATAAGAGGTCATTGGGCTCTCCGGGGTCTTGGAAACGGATGTTTCGGCAAGGCTTAGAGAATATGTTTCCTATCGTAAACATTATTGGTCAAAGAATTTTACCAAAGCGCGCAGACGATCAAAAACACGCCAGAACGAGCCGCTGAAACAGGCCGGAAAAGCCGCAAAACCGCCGTCGCTGTCAGGCCGCACGCTTGCGCGCCAAAAGCCAGATGAACCCGATGCCGCCCACCAGCCCGGTCACAATGCCAATCGGCATATCCTCAGGCGCCATGACAGTCCGTGCCACGATGTCGGCCCACAACAGCAGGATGGCACCGACAAGCGCAGAGCCCGGCAGAACCCGCCGGTAATCCCCGCCGACAATCATGCGCACCACATGCGGCACCATAAGCCCGACAAAGCCGATGATCCCGGAAAAGGCGACCATCACACCAGTGACCAGCGCCCCCACGACAAAAAC from Tateyamaria omphalii encodes:
- a CDS encoding malate synthase G is translated as MTSYVDRSDLKVADTLAQFIETEALPGTGVPSADFWAGFSALVHDLGPKNRDLLAQREDMQAKIDAWHVAHRSGQHDPVAYRAFLEEIGYLVPDGPDFEIETANVDPEIASTPGAQLVVPIMNARFALNAANARWGNLYDALYGTDALGDLPKAGGYDPARGARVIDWAKSFLDDTVPLMSGSHKMLVGYEVAEGQLWGLMLNGSDSRAAEGVNKTDSPSGTVPTVYHRVPFADPAAFAGHAEADGVVRYMLLHNGLGIEIVVDREHEIGGSDPAGVAAIHLEAALSTIMDCEDSVAAVDAEDKVLAYGNWLGLMTGDLEERFEKGVKVITRRMAGDRSYTAPDGSALTLKGRSLMLIRNVGHLMTNPAIHDRDGHEVGEGLMDAMITTLIAMHDLRKSEGLRNSVCGSVYVVKPKMHGPEEVAFADEIFTRVEKVLGLPANTVKLGIMDEERRTSANLKECIRAAKARVAFINTGFLDRTGDEIHTSMEAGPMVPKGEMKGAAWIGSYEDRNVDIGLACGLKGRAQIGKGMWAMPDRMAEMLEAKIGHPQSGATCAWVPSPTAATLHATHYHKVDVLARQDVLKAGGARGTLEDLLSIPVAVGRNFSDAEITRELENNAQGILGYVVRWVDAGVGCSKVPDINDVGLMEDRATCRISAQAMANWLHHGVVSEDQVMAAMKKMAAVVDRQNAGDADYISMAPGFDGVAFRAACELVLQGRAQPSGYTEPVLHARRLEFKAA